Within the Flavobacterium sp. CG_23.5 genome, the region CAAAAAATTAACTTTCTGAAAAGCGGAACCTAAACGCATTGCTTCCATTTTTAATTCTTCATATCGATGGTCTTTTCCGGCCACAAAAACTTTAAGACACATTAGTCCTACAACATCAGCCGAGCCATAAATATAATCTTCATATTCTGATTTACTGTTATAATCGGATTTGATTAAATCCAATTTCATACTTTTTAAGAAAGCTTGAATCATATCATCCGTAATATTATATTGCTTAACGGTATGCTGAAACGAGTTCAAAATAGGATTTAAACTTATCCCCAAATTAAAGGACTTATAATATTCTTTTTCGAAATCATTAATTAAGCTCTCTTTGTCGTAACCGTGAAATGAATCTACAATTTCGTCTGCAAAACGCACAAAACCATAGATACTGTAAATCGCATCTCGAATACTTGGCGAAAGCATATAAACTGCCAATGAAAATGAAGTACTATAGTTTTTAGTAACTAACTTACTGCATTTGAAAGATACATCATCAAATAATTTTTTCATATTTATTGATCTAAAAATTGCTTGTTTATCAAATCTGAAACTAATTTTCCTGAGATTAATGCTGGAGGCACTCCAGGACCAGGAACGGTCAATTGACCGGTGAAATATAAATTTTTAACCTTTTTACTTTTAAGCTTTGGTCTCAAGAAAGCAGTTTGTAGTAAAGTATTTGCCATTCCGTAGGCATTTCCTTTGTACGAATTGTATTCTGAAACAAAATCATTTTTACAAAAAGATTCTTTAAATATAATGTTATTTTTTATACTTTGTTGCGTTAGAGCCTCAAAACGATCAATTATTTTATCAAAATATTCCTCCCGTAATGCCTCAGTATCTTCGATTCCAGGAGCAAGCGGAATTAGAAAAAATCCAGATTCCATTCCTTCTGGCGCGGCTGTTTTATCAGTCAGCGAAGGGAAATTAGCATAAAACAGAGGCTCTTTTGGCCATTGTGGTTCATCATAAATATCCTTGGCATGCTGATAAAAATCAACATCAAAAAATAAGGCATGATGTGAAACGTTTTCAATTTTTTTATTAAAGCCAACATAAAATAGTAATGAGGAAGGCGCGAAAACCCTGCTTTCCCAATACTTTTCTGAATAGGCTCGGTGTTGCTCATCTAGTAATGTTTCGGTATGATGATAATCCGCTCCACTCAAAATCAGGTCAGAAGTAATCATTTTACCATCTACTACAATCGCCTTTGCCGTTTTATTTTGGACGATTATTTTTTCGATATTTGAATTTGTGTGAAAAGTCACCCCTAATTCTCTGGCTAAACTTTCCATGGCTCGAACTACGTCAAACATTCCTGTTTTTGGATGCCAAGTTCCCAAACCAAAATCGGCGTAATTCATAAAACTATAAAATGATGGTGTGTCTGATGGTTTGGCTCCCAGAAACAATACCGGAAACTCCAAAATTTGAATTAACCGTTCATTTTTAAATTTCTTTCGAACATCTCTACTGATGTTACTAAAAAACTGTCCTACTTTCATAGTAG harbors:
- a CDS encoding phytoene/squalene synthase family protein, yielding MKKLFDDVSFKCSKLVTKNYSTSFSLAVYMLSPSIRDAIYSIYGFVRFADEIVDSFHGYDKESLINDFEKEYYKSFNLGISLNPILNSFQHTVKQYNITDDMIQAFLKSMKLDLIKSDYNSKSEYEDYIYGSADVVGLMCLKVFVAGKDHRYEELKMEAMRLGSAFQKVNFLRDLKDDNLILNRNYFPGVDLNSFDEKAKKMIIKEIQEDFDVAYQGILKLPIEAKFGVYTAFVYYKKLLKKLENTPCHEIGNERIRVSNYTKAGLLAKSFVSYKLKLV
- a CDS encoding phytoene desaturase family protein translates to MKKTITIIGSGFSAMAASCYLAQSGHEVTVYEKNGSIGGRARQLKRDGFTFDMGPSWYWMPDVFDRFFADFGKKTTDYYELIKLSPAYSVYFGINEFIAIADNLAEIEATFESIEKGSGKILNKFISEAKSNYDIAIKELVYRPGVSPLELVTVETTMKVGQFFSNISRDVRKKFKNERLIQILEFPVLFLGAKPSDTPSFYSFMNYADFGLGTWHPKTGMFDVVRAMESLARELGVTFHTNSNIEKIIVQNKTAKAIVVDGKMITSDLILSGADYHHTETLLDEQHRAYSEKYWESRVFAPSSLLFYVGFNKKIENVSHHALFFDVDFYQHAKDIYDEPQWPKEPLFYANFPSLTDKTAAPEGMESGFFLIPLAPGIEDTEALREEYFDKIIDRFEALTQQSIKNNIIFKESFCKNDFVSEYNSYKGNAYGMANTLLQTAFLRPKLKSKKVKNLYFTGQLTVPGPGVPPALISGKLVSDLINKQFLDQ